A segment of the Echinicola strongylocentroti genome:
ATACCATTTATTTTTGGAAAGATCCTGTGAAGACGGCAAAGGAATTGGAGAGGCTATTGGCTGATGAGGGGAGTTTGGTGATTGCTTTTGCGCAGAAGCAGTTTATGGAAAACCTGCCTTTTGCCCAGTATGGTTTTACCTTTTACGATGACGAAGATGTCATGGAGCTGATGGGAAAGGTTGGCCTGGTGCCTTTGGAACAATCCGATGTGACCGAAACCGTCAAGAGCAAAGCCATGGAAGAGGTGCAGCGGGAATTTACCGTGATGCGTTTTTCTCGATAGGATTTCTTGTAGTACGAGTACTGAGCTTTTTGTTTTTTTTATGAGCACCCAATGAAATTAGACCACTTGGTAACCCCCACTTCTGACCGTTCGCGCATTGAATTGATCGATGTTTTAGGCTTCAGTATTTCAGGTATGGTCCGCTGGAGTGGTTGTGGAGAGTGCTGAGTTACGGAAAATGGATGAGGATAAAACGTTAGCTGATATGCTTTCTTACAAAATAGGAAAAGCTGCTCTAACGCACTCTAGAGAGAAAAAATGGCCTTGACAATTAACTTATAAGTCCGATAATCATTATCACCATTATTACCAAAAGCACTACGATCTTTAGGACCAAAAACCCTTTCCATTCGAATAAACTACGCACGCGGCTTTTATGGAGGACTTCATCCTTGGTGAGTTGAGGGGCATTTTGGTCATGCTCGATGAGTGTATGGTCATTGCCATATACATCTTTGTAAAGTTCCAGTGTTTTTCTGGGCTTGCGCTTGTAGTCCTCTTTGCGCATCCCAAACCCCATATATCCCATGTCCGTTCATTTAATTGGTTAAAAAAAGTACCTACCTCACGATCTTAGCGGACAGAATTGTCAGCAGTACTCCGCTATGGTGATATCGAAAACAGCCTGATTTTGTCCGCCGCGGCGGATCAGACCGCAATAGATAGGCTAATGCCTATTCCGGGTTACACCTAAGGCTATGGAATATACAAAAAATAAATGGTAGTTGGACTTATATCAATTTCCAACCCAGTGCTGTATTGACCGTGGCCTTGACCACGTCCAAGGCGGCATTGATCGCACCTTCTACGGCCAATATGCCCAGGCCTTCGATGGTAAGTAAAACGATGCGCGCACTGCTTTTTTGGATTTCCAAGTAGTGCTTGGCTTGTTCCTCGGTGATTTTTCCTTGGAGTTTCAGCTCCCCGATGAGTTTGATATTGTTGGCCAGTACTTTCAGCTCATTTTCTGCAAAAGGTTGGGCTTCTTCCCAGTGATTGGTCAGGACACTTTGGGCAGCCGTGACCATTTTTTCGAATATTTCCTCTGTGTTGATCTCGGGCATAATGGGATGGGTTTATCAGTTTTCGTACTTTTCTCCACGTTTGAGGGCCATTTGCAGTCGGATGATGGCCGTAAAGGCTGAGTTAAAGGCGGATTTCAATGGAGGCAGTTGTTCGGCAGATGCAAATCCCATCTTGTGCAAAGCCTCAAGGTTGGACAGCATGTTTTGCAATTCCTTCACCTGCTCCTGGACAATGCGGTTTTTATCCACTGCAGCTGCTCTTACTGACAAGGTGTTCAGGTCCACTTTGGCTTCATCAAAGAATGTTTGGTAATGTTCATAAGCTGCCTCATCGGTGCCGATGGTTCGCTCCAACTGGACAAAATACGTTGCTACTTTTTCTTCAAGTTCCGTTACCTTTTCATCTGTAATGGGATCGTATTCACTGATCAGGCGCACAGAGGTACAGGCATACCCACAAGACAATACTAGCAGGAGTAAGCCTATAATTTTCCCTTGTACAGAAACTACTTTGGATAATTTCATGTCGTTGTCTTCTAAAAACAATTATGATTATCCGCAATGATACTAGTAATAACAGGAAAATTAAAAAAGTGCTCACAGAAAACATGGAAATCTCAGAAAAACCTTATTTCATTCTGGGAGTTCTGTGCCTTCCGTGAGCAATAAAACCTACTGGCAATAAAGCGTATAATCAAAAAAACAATTTTTGACTATCTCATTTTCTTGCAACCTTCAGTGTTCCTTTCCCTCGTATTTCCACATCGGTACCGTTTTACCGGCATGTTCAAAGCCCATTTTTTCGTAAAATGACACTGCCTGAAACTCGGCAGTAAGCATTTGCATGTGGAATCCCGTATATTTTTCGAGCATCCTTTGCATTATTTTGCGGCCGATGCCTTTACCTTGGTGACTGGGCAAAACCAACAAATGCGGAAAATATACCACCAAATACCCATCAGAAATGGCATTGCCCAACCCCACCAGCTGATCGTTTTCCCAAGCAGTGACCAAACTATCCGAATGGGTAAGGCCATTGTAGAGAACGTCAGGTTTATTGGCGGCACTCCATTGGTTTTTTTGGTAGAGAGGCAGTAGGTCTTCCAAGGTAAAATGGCGACTTTCTGAAATTTGCACTGTTGTTTTTTCCATGATGATATAATCAATTCCTCCTTTGACGAAGGTTTGCGGGGTTTTTTGAAGTCCAAATTTTTTGTAGAATGCTGTTTTGTCCGCACGTGCATTGCACCAGATGCGATGGACTCCTTCTTTTTCCAAATACGAAACCACATGCTGAAGCAAGATGCTTCCCAAGCCTTTGCCCTGTTGGGATGTTTCAGTGGCAAATTTTCTAAACTGGGCCTCGCCATTTTTTATAAATACCGATATGACTGTGCAGAGTTTGTCCTCCTGTATCAAACCAAAATGTTGGCCTTGGCGGTCCTCTTCTAGTTTGACATAGTCAATCGGCTGATTTGGCCACATCACGCGGTGGCGAAGGTCCCAAGTGTCTTCCGGGCGGAT
Coding sequences within it:
- a CDS encoding DUF418 domain-containing protein, whose translation is MDRCFRLQYFRYGPLEWLWRVLSYGKWMRIKR
- a CDS encoding GNAT family N-acetyltransferase, giving the protein MKHSYQIITIRPEDTWDLRHRVMWPNQPIDYVKLEEDRQGQHFGLIQEDKLCTVISVFIKNGEAQFRKFATETSQQGKGLGSILLQHVVSYLEKEGVHRIWCNARADKTAFYKKFGLQKTPQTFVKGGIDYIIMEKTTVQISESRHFTLEDLLPLYQKNQWSAANKPDVLYNGLTHSDSLVTAWENDQLVGLGNAISDGYLVVYFPHLLVLPSHQGKGIGRKIMQRMLEKYTGFHMQMLTAEFQAVSFYEKMGFEHAGKTVPMWKYEGKEH